A window of the Juglans microcarpa x Juglans regia isolate MS1-56 chromosome 5D, Jm3101_v1.0, whole genome shotgun sequence genome harbors these coding sequences:
- the LOC121266350 gene encoding callose synthase 11: MNLRQRPAPGRVRINSHAPPELWEADVYNIIPIHSLLTDHPSLRYPEIRAAAAALRATGDLRKPPFVHWNPNNDLLDWLGLLFGFQNDNVKNQREHLVLHLANSQMRLQPPPTIPDALAPSVLRRFRLKLLHNYTSWCSYLGKKSEIYLSNRRFRTGTGNDESNGLRRELLYVSLYLLVWGESANLRFAPECLCYIFHHMAKELNHVLDGKIDSETGQSFLPSISGDGAFLKCVVVPIYQTIKTEVESSGNGKVPHSAWRNYDDINEYFWSRRCFQRLKWPLNPSCNFFATTPKDERVGKTGFVEQRSFWNVFRSFDKLWVLLILFLQASIIVALEGKEYPWRALESRDVQVELLSVFITWAGLRVWQSLLDAGTQYSLVSRETIWLGVRMALKFAVALTWTVVFAVFYGRIWIQKNGDGVWSDEANRRIVSFLQAGLVFVFPEFLALALFIVPWIRNVLEELDWPVLYLLTWWFHTRIFVGRGLREGLVNNFKYAMFWFAVLASKFSFSYFLQIKPLVSPTRALLNLSDVPYKWHEFSASPNIVAVVLLWIPVLLIYFMDLQIWYAIFSSFVGATIGLFSHLGEIRNIGQLRLRFQFFASAMQFSLMPEVLQINTNMTLVKKLRDAIHLLKLRYGIGQYKKIESSQVEATRFALIWNEIMVTFREEDLISDQEHELLELAPNSWNIRVIRWPCVLLCNELLIALSQAEELADEPDQSLWLKICKNEYRRCAVIEAYDSIKYLLLMIIKDDNEEYSIVENLFKEIDYQIKNGKLTQEFKMSVLSKIHAKLIALVKLLNQPNKDLSEAVNILQALYELSIREFPRKKSSIGMLRDAGLAPHSPATNAGLLFETAVEFPDADDALFFRHLRRLYAILTSRDAMHNVPRNLEARRRIAFFSNSLFMNMPRAPDVEKMMAFSVLTPYYDEEVLYSLLNLRKENEDGISTLFYLQKIYEDEWGNFLERMHREGVEEESELYTIKARELRLWASYRGQTLSRTVRGMMYYYRALKMLAFLDSASEMDVKERPEDGLDGLHLGTPLSSRNLNRVTSSVNLLFKGHEHGSALMKFTYVVACQVYGKHKARGDPRAEEILYLMKNNEALRVAYVDEVHLGRDEVEYYSVLVKYDQELRREVEIYRVRLPGPLKLGEGKPENQNHAIIFTRGDALQAIDMNQDNYFEETLKMRNLLEEFNNFYGIRKPTILGVRENIFTGSVSSLAWFMSAQEASFVTLGQRVLANPLKVRMHYGHPDVFDRFWFLTRGGISKASRAINISEDIFAGFNCTLRGGNVTHHEYIQVGKGRDVGLNQISMFEAKVASGNGEQVLSRDIYRLGHRLDFFRMLSVFYTTVGFYYNSMIVVLTVYAFLWGHLYLALSGLEDAAMGTSNNKALGAILNQQFVIQLGLFTALPMILENTLELGFLPAIWDFLTMQLQLASFFYTFSMGTRTHFFGRTILHGGAKYRATGRGFVVEHKSFAENYRLYARSHFVKGIELGVILTVYASHSPLSRNVTFVYIAMTVSSWFLVVSWIMAPFIFNPSGFDWLKTVYDFEDFLNWIWNSSGVFSKAEQSWETWWYEEQDHLRTTGLWGKLLEIILDLRFFFFQYGIVYQLKIAAKNTSIAVYLLSWIYMIVVVGIYIVISYARDKYAAKEHIYYRLVQFLVIALTILVLVLLLKFTPFEFLDIVTSLLAFIPTGWGMILIAQVLRPFLQTTVVWDTVVALARLYDLVFGVIVMAPVALLSWLPGFQAMQTRILFNEAFSRGLQISRLLTGKRSN; encoded by the coding sequence ATGAACCTGAGGCAGCGTCCTGCGCCGGGGCGAGTCCGTATCAATTCGCACGCGCCGCCGGAACTCTGGGAAGCGGACGTCTACAATATAATCCCCATCCACAGCCTCCTGACAGACCACCCTTCACTCCGGTATCCGGAGATACGTGCCGCTGCGGCCGCTCTACGCGCAACGGGGGACCTCCGGAAACCGCCGTTCGTGCATTGGAACCCGAACAACGACCTGCTGGACTGGTTGGGACTCCTCTTCGGCTTCCAAAACGACAACGTCAAGAACCAAAGGGAGCACCTGGTCCTCCACCTGGCCAACTCCCAAATGCGGCTTCAACCCCCTCCAACTATACCCGACGCGCTTGCACCCTCAGTGCTCCGACGCTTCCGTCTCAAGCTCCTCCACAACTACACCTCCTGGTGCTCCTACCTTGGCAAGAAGTCCGAAATCTACCTCTCCAATCGAAGATTCAGAACCGGTACTGGAAACGACGAATCTAACGGTCTTCGCCGCGAATTGCTCTACGTTTCGCTCTACCTTTTGGTCTGGGGTGAGTCCGCTAATCTCCGATTCGCTCCCGAATGTTTATGCTACATCTTTCACCACATGGCCAAGGAACTGAACCACGTTCTCGACGGTAAAATTGACTCCGAAACTGGTCAATCGTTCTTGCCTTCGATTTCCGGGGACGGTGCGTTCTTGAAGTGTGTGGTCGTGCCAATCTATCAGACTATTAAAACCGAGGTTGAGAGCAGTGGAAACGGCAAGGTGCCGCACTCGGCCTGGAGGAACTACGACGATATAAACGAGTATTTTTGGAGTAGGAGGTGCTTCCAGAGGTTGAAATGGCCGCTGAATCCCTCGTGTAACTTTTTCGCCACGACGCCCAAGGACGAGCGTGTGGGGAAGACGGGGTTTGTGGAGCAGAGGTCGTTTTGGAACGTGTTTAGGAGCTTCGATAAGCTCTGGGTGTTGCTCATACTGTTCTTGCAGGCCTCGATTATCGTTGCGTTGGAGGGGAAAGAATATCCGTGGCGGGCGTTGGAGAGTAGGGATGTGCAGGTGGAGCTGCTGTCTGTGTTCATCACCTGGGCTGGCTTGCGAGTTTGGCAATCGTTGCTTGATGCTGGGACTCAGTATAGCTTGGTTTCGAGGGAAACAATCTGGCTCGGTGTGAGGATGGCGTTGAAATTCGCAGTCGCCTTGACATGGACTGTGGTGTTTGCGGTTTTTTATGGAAGGATTTGGATTCAGAAGAATGGGGATGGAGTGTGGTCTGATGAGGCTAATCGGAGGATTGTAAGTTTTCTTCAGGCTGGTCTAGTTTTCGTGTTCCCTGAGTTTTTGGCATTGGCTTTGTTTATTGTTCCATGGATTAGGAATGTACTTGAGGAATTGGATTGGCCTGTGCTCTACTTGTTGACATGGTGGTTTCATACCCGAATTTTCGTGGGTCGTGGCTTGAGGGAAGGGCTTGTCAATAATTTCAAGTATGCTATGTTCTGGTTTGCTGTATTGGCTTCGAAATTCTCTTTCAGTTACTTTCTTCAAATCAAGCCTCTGGTCAGCCCAACAAGGGCTCTTTTAAATCTTAGTGATGTACCTTACAAATGGCATGAATTTTCCGCTAGCCCCAATATAGTTGCTGTTGTGTTGTTGTGGATTCCTGTGCTGCTGATTTATTTCATGGATTTGCAAATTTGGTATGCAATTTTCTCGTCCTTTGTTGGTGCAACTATTGGGTTGTTTTCGCATCTGGGTGAGATTAGGAACATTGGGCAGCTAAGGCTAAGGTTTCAGTTCTTTGCTAGTGCAATGCAATTTAGTCTCATGCCAGAGGTGCTGCAGATAAATACTAATATGACACTGGTGAAGAAGCTCCGTGACGCTATCCACCTCTTGAAGCTGAGGTATGGAATTGGTCAGTACAAGAAGATTGAATCTAGCCAAGTGGAAGCCACCAGGTTTGCCTTGATTTGGAATGAGATCATGGTAACTTTCAGGGAAGAAGATCTGATCAGTGATCAAGAACACGAGCTCTTGGAACTGGCTCCTAATAGTTGGAATATTAGGGTTATTCGATGGCCATGTGTCCTCCTCTGCAATGAGCTGCTGATTGCTCTCAGTCAGGCAGAAGAGTTGGCAGATGAGCCTGATCAGTCGCTTTGGTTAAAGATATGCAAGAATGAATATAGGCGGTGTGCTGTCATAGAAGCTTATGATAGCATTAAATATTTACTTCTTATGATCATTAAAGATGACAATGAGGAGTACTCAATTGTCGAGAATTTGTTCAAGGAGATAGATTACCAAATTAAGAATGGAAAGTTGACACAGGAATTCAAGATGTCTGTGCTATCAAAAATTCATGCTAAGTTAATAGCACTTGTTAAGCTTCtgaatcaaccaaataaagatTTGAGTGAGGCAGTGAATATACTACAGGCCTTGTATGAACTATCAATCAGAGAGTTTCCAAGGAAGAAGTCGTCTATTGGGATGTTGAGAGATGCAGGTCTGGCACCTCATAGTCCAGCCACCAATGCAGGGCTACTCTTTGAGACTGCTGTCGAGTTCCCCGATGCTGATGATGCTTTATTCTTTAGGCACCTACGGCGTTTGTATGCTATTCTTACTTCTAGAGATGCCATGCACAATGTCCCAAGGAATCTTGAGGCAAGAAGGCGTATTGCTTTCTTTAGCAATTCACTATTTATGAACATGCCTCGTGCTCCGGATGTTGAAAAAATGATGGCTTTCAGTGTTCTTACGCCTTACTATGATGAAGAAGTTCTCTATAGCCTATTGAATCTccgaaaggaaaatgaagatgGCATTTCTACCCTGTTTTATCTGCAGAAGATCTATGAAGATGAGTGGGGAAATTTTTTGGAGCGGATGCATAGAGAAGGCGTGGAGGAAGAGAGTGAACTCTACACAATAAAGGCAAGAGAACTTCGTCTTTGGGCGTCGTACAGAGGTCAGACCTTATCCCGCACTGTGAGAGGAATGATGTATTATTATAGGGCTCTTAAGATGCTTGCCTTTCTGGATTCTGCATCTGAGATGGACGTAAAGGAGCGACCAGAAGATGGTTTGGATGGCCTACACTTGGGTACGCCACTATCTTCACGTAATCTCAACAGAGTAACTAGCAGtgtaaatcttttgtttaaggGACATGAGCATGGGAGTGCTCTAATGAAATTTACATATGTGGTCGCATGCCAGGTGTATGGGAAACATAAGGCAAGGGGAGACCCCCGTGCTGAAGAGATATTATATCTGATGAAAAACAATGAGGCTCTTCGAGTTGCCTATGTTGATGAGGTTCACTTGGGGAGGGATGAAGTTGAGTATTACTCTGTTCTTGTGAAATATGATCAGGAGCTGCGCAGGGAGGTGGAGATATATCGGGTCAGGTTGCCTGGCCCCTTGAAGCTCGGGGAAGGCAAACCAGAAAACCAAAACCATGCCATAATCTTCACCAGAGGCGATGCACTTCAGGCCATTGACATGAACCAAGACAATTATTTTGAAGAGACACTCAAGATGCGGAATTTATTGGAGGAATTCAACAACTTCTATGGTATCAGGAAACCAACCATCTTGGGAGTTCGTGAGAATATTTTCACCGGTTCAGTGTCTTCACTTGCTTGGTTCATGTCTGCTCAGGAAGCAAGTTTTGTGACCTTGGGGCAGCGAGTTCTGGCAAACCCATTGAAGGTGAGAATGCATTATGGTCACCCAGATGTGTTTGACAGGTTCTGGTTTTTGACTCGGGGTGGGATCAGCAAGGCTTCTAGAGCGATAAATATTAGTGAGGATATATTTGCCGGCTTCAACTGCACCCTGCGAGGTGGCAATGTGACACACCATGAATATATACAGGTCGGTAAGGGAAGAGATGTTGGGTTAAATCAGATCTCAATGTTTGAGGCCAAGGTTGCTAGTGGCAATGGCGAGCAGGTTTTGAGCAGAGATATATATCGGTTGGGTCATAGATTGGACTTCTTTCGAATGCTTTCAGTTTTCTACACAACCGTTGGATTCTACTACAACTCAATGATTGTGGTTCTCACTGTCTATGCATTTTTGTGGGGCCACCTTTATCTTGCTCTCAGTGGTCTCGAAGATGCAGCCATGGGTACCAGTAACAATAAAGCCCTTGGTGCAATCCTTAATCAGCAGTTTGTCATCCAGCTTGGTCTCTTTACTGCTCTTCCTATGATTTTGGAGAACACTCTTGAACTTGGGTTCCTTCCAGCAATATGGGACTTCTTGACAATGCAGCTTCAGCTGGCATCATTCTTTTACACATTCTCAATGGGCACTCGTACCCACTTCTTTGGCCGGACTATTCTGCATGGGGGTGCAAAGTATCGAGCGACTGGTCGTGGTTTTGTGGTGGAGCACAAGAGCTTTGCTGAGAACTATCGACTCTATGCTCGGAGCCATTTTGTGAAGGGCATTGAGCTTGGGGTTATTTTAACTGTGTATGCTTCTCATAGCCCCTTGTCTAGAAACGTTACTTTTGTTTATATAGCCATGACCGTATCTTCCTGGTTTCTAGTGGTGTCGTGGATAATGGCGCCATTTATATTTAATCCTTCTGGATTTGATTGGCTGAAGACTGTTtatgattttgaagattttttgaatTGGATATGGAATAGTAGTGGGGTGTTTTCAAAAGCAGAACAGAGCTGGGAAACATGGTGGTATGAGGAGCAGGACCATCTGAGGACAACTGGTCTCTGGGGTAAACTGTTGGAGATTATTTTAGATCTacgattcttcttcttccagtATGGCATTGTGTATCAACTGAAGATTGCTGCTAAAAACACAAGTATAGCTGTTTATTTACTGTCCTGGATATACATGATTGTGGTTGTTGGGATTTACATCGTCATATCATATGCTCGGGACAAATATGCTGCAAAAGAGCATATCTACTACCGTCTAGTTCAGTTTCTTGTCATTGCGCTTACAATACTTGTACTTGTTCTGTTGTTGAAGTTCACTCCCTTCGAGTTTCTTGACATTGTCACAAGCCTCTTGGCCTTTATCCCAACAGGCTGGGGTATGATATTGATAGCCCAGGTACTTAGACCTTTTCTGCAGACCACTGTGGTGTGGGATACTGTGGTTGCCTTGGCCCGGCTATACGACTTGGTCTTTGGAGTGATTGTTATGGCTCCTGTAGCGTTGTTGTCATGGCTGCCCGGATTTCAGGCGATGCAAACAAGGATTCTGTTCAACGAAGCATTTAGCAGGGGTCTCCAGATATCTCGCCTTCTTACTGGGAAAAGGTCCAATTGA